In Akkermansia muciniphila, one DNA window encodes the following:
- the gyrB gene encoding DNA topoisomerase (ATP-hydrolyzing) subunit B produces the protein MSEDTNEVVETTVSTTAQHEYGAAQIDKLEGLEAVRKRPGMYIGDPDERGLHHCVFEVLDNSIDEHLAGYCSKIDIVIHVDGSISIVDNGRGIPVDIHPKFGIPAVELVLTNLHAGGKFGQGAYKYSGGLHGVGAKCVNALSDWFKAEVRRDGKRYQIKFERGKTVEPLRTVGSCACEVTGTTITFFPDATIFTDTTEFKFDRLTTRLRELAFLNPGLVIELIDEREAPARRETFFYKDGIVEFVRQLGTNKEVINEDPISISGVRKVEVEYDGKKMEDDVLVDVVFQYNNTYETNILCFANSIYNGDGGTHLSGFRGALTRVINGYAKANGLLKEKDPSLSGEDVREGLVAVISVKMPNPRFSSQTKDKLVNTEIEGVVGNVVYEEIKTYFEENPAMAKKIIEKSITAARAREAARKARETVRKSALSIGGLPGKLADCSDRDPAKCELFIVEGDSAGGSAKMGRDRRTQAILPLRGKVLNVEKARLDKALGSKEIQNMITAIGAGIGEGDDEASFKLDRVRYHKIIIMTDADVDGAHIRTLLLTFFCRHMPQLVRAGYLYIAQAPLYRIIRRKKEEYVQDDVALNRKLIELAVNDVTLRFADGSRSFSPEELSAILETLVNLQRYTESMQAQGGSLEDLLSHREANGEFPEFLVKVRCGNEEEILFFHDMEALTAFSDENRDLFIFGMPSEEELLENPLPEREGPSRRSITHELHEAKAITRALARLAELGIPGNMIVSMDTPLFELVEGEGDKEKVTPLFSVMDILESVISIGKRGVEITRFKGLGEMDAKDLFKTTMDPERRELLRVILNDDNAVRADEMFTILMGDVVEPRKNYIVDHALNVRNLDI, from the coding sequence ATGTCCGAAGATACCAACGAGGTTGTTGAAACCACCGTTTCCACGACGGCGCAGCATGAATACGGCGCCGCGCAGATTGACAAACTGGAAGGCCTGGAGGCCGTGCGGAAGCGGCCCGGCATGTACATCGGGGACCCTGACGAACGGGGCTTGCACCATTGCGTATTTGAAGTGCTGGATAACTCCATTGACGAGCATCTGGCCGGCTATTGCAGCAAGATTGACATTGTCATTCATGTGGACGGTTCCATTTCCATCGTGGACAACGGACGCGGCATTCCGGTGGATATCCACCCGAAGTTCGGCATTCCCGCCGTGGAACTGGTTCTGACCAACCTGCACGCGGGCGGCAAATTCGGTCAGGGCGCGTACAAGTACTCCGGCGGTCTGCACGGTGTGGGCGCCAAATGCGTGAACGCCCTGTCCGACTGGTTCAAGGCGGAGGTGCGCCGGGACGGCAAGCGTTACCAGATCAAGTTTGAGCGAGGCAAGACGGTGGAACCCCTCCGTACCGTAGGTTCCTGTGCCTGTGAAGTCACGGGAACCACGATCACGTTTTTCCCGGACGCCACCATTTTCACGGATACCACGGAGTTCAAGTTTGACCGCCTGACGACGCGCCTGCGGGAACTGGCTTTCCTGAATCCCGGCCTGGTCATTGAACTGATTGACGAGCGTGAAGCTCCGGCGCGCCGGGAAACGTTCTTCTATAAGGACGGCATTGTGGAGTTCGTCCGCCAGCTGGGCACGAACAAGGAAGTGATCAACGAAGACCCCATTTCCATTTCCGGCGTCCGGAAGGTGGAAGTGGAGTACGACGGCAAGAAGATGGAGGACGATGTTCTGGTGGACGTAGTGTTCCAGTACAACAACACGTATGAAACGAACATCCTTTGCTTTGCCAACTCCATTTACAACGGGGACGGGGGAACACACCTTTCCGGTTTCCGCGGCGCCCTGACGCGCGTCATCAACGGTTACGCGAAGGCCAACGGCCTGCTGAAGGAAAAAGATCCCTCCCTGAGCGGCGAAGACGTTCGTGAAGGCCTGGTGGCGGTCATTTCCGTCAAGATGCCCAACCCGCGTTTCTCCTCCCAGACGAAGGACAAGCTGGTGAATACGGAGATTGAAGGCGTGGTGGGCAACGTCGTGTACGAGGAAATCAAGACGTACTTTGAAGAAAACCCGGCGATGGCCAAGAAGATCATCGAGAAGAGCATCACGGCCGCCCGTGCCCGGGAAGCCGCCCGCAAGGCGCGCGAAACAGTCCGCAAGAGCGCCCTCTCCATCGGCGGCCTGCCCGGCAAACTGGCAGACTGTTCCGACCGGGATCCCGCGAAGTGCGAGCTGTTCATTGTGGAAGGTGACTCCGCAGGCGGTTCCGCCAAGATGGGGCGCGACCGCCGCACGCAGGCTATCCTGCCCCTGCGCGGGAAAGTGCTGAACGTGGAAAAAGCCCGCCTGGACAAAGCCCTGGGAAGCAAGGAAATCCAGAACATGATTACGGCCATCGGCGCCGGAATCGGGGAAGGGGACGATGAAGCCTCCTTCAAACTGGACCGTGTGCGTTACCACAAAATCATCATCATGACTGATGCCGACGTGGACGGCGCCCACATCCGCACCCTCCTTCTCACTTTCTTCTGCCGCCACATGCCGCAGCTGGTGCGCGCCGGGTATCTGTACATCGCCCAGGCGCCCCTGTACCGCATCATCCGCAGGAAAAAGGAAGAGTACGTGCAGGATGACGTGGCCCTGAACCGCAAACTGATTGAACTGGCCGTTAATGACGTGACCCTGCGTTTCGCGGACGGTTCCCGTTCCTTCTCTCCCGAAGAGCTCTCCGCCATTCTGGAAACGCTGGTCAACCTCCAGCGTTATACGGAATCCATGCAGGCGCAGGGCGGTTCCCTGGAAGATCTGCTCAGCCACCGGGAGGCCAACGGGGAATTCCCGGAATTCCTGGTGAAGGTGCGCTGCGGCAATGAAGAGGAAATACTCTTCTTCCATGACATGGAGGCCCTGACTGCCTTTTCCGACGAAAACAGGGACCTTTTCATCTTCGGCATGCCCTCGGAAGAGGAGCTGCTGGAAAATCCGCTTCCGGAACGGGAGGGGCCCAGCCGCCGCTCCATCACCCATGAACTGCATGAAGCCAAAGCCATCACGCGGGCTCTGGCACGGCTGGCGGAACTGGGCATTCCGGGGAATATGATTGTCTCCATGGACACGCCCCTGTTTGAACTGGTGGAGGGCGAGGGGGACAAGGAAAAAGTGACCCCCCTGTTTTCCGTCATGGACATTCTGGAATCCGTCATCTCCATCGGCAAGCGCGGGGTGGAAATTACGCGATTCAAAGGGTTGGGTGAAATGGACGCCAAGGACCTGTTCAAGACGACGATGGACCCGGAACGGCGCGAGCTGCTCCGCGTCATCCTGAACGACGACAACGCCGTCAGGGCCGATGAAATGTTCACCATCCTGATGGGGGATGTGGTGGAGCCCCGCAAGAATTACATCGTGGACCATGCCCTCAATGTCCGCAACCTTGACATCTAA
- the gyrA gene encoding DNA gyrase subunit A yields MENNRIKPVDVANELSTSFLDYSMSVIISRALPDVRDGLKPSQRRILYAMKELNLSPGGKTRKCSKIVGDTMGNYHPHGDAAIYGTLVNMAQDWSMRDILVIGQGNFGTPDGDPPAAARYTEAKLSGMGVALMADLDKDTVDFVPTYDNEHTEPTVFPSAFPNLLVNGGTGIAVGMATNMPPHNLGEVVDGICAVIDNPHMTVDELRQYIKGPDFPTGGDVLGFSGIDSYFRTGRGSVRIRGKIDMEVTDSGKDLLIIREVPFGVNRAALQERIAELYKDKILTDISGIRDLSDEKTCIEIELKRDARPQVVMNQLYKLTSMETSFAVNMLAIHDNRPKTLAMMDAINFYIEHRREVVVRRTRYLLGDAEKDAERLEAFLLALHHMDDFISIIRDSKNRDEARERLQNYTFSTQTAESLGILIRSQASIQGDRYVFTERQVNSILDLRLYQLTALENDKISGEYAELLVRIKDYLDILANESRVLGIVKDELKAIKDRYATPRVTRIIPFSGDMAIEDLIPNDTMIVTITHSGYIKRTNSAEYRVQARGGKGVKAATTRGAKKDAEADFIEHLFAAQNHDYLMFFTNTGRVYVDRVYEIDEAARSAQGRNIKNLLDLQPEEAIAAILRLERRVDEKGNDITFAEGSGNVVFATKDGTVKKTSLNDFANYRKAGIIAINLEEGNSLVNAELTSGADEIVLVTHDGMSIRFPEEDLRTQGRNTIGVRGIRPRAGDYVVALAIVDPQKTLLVASENGLGKRTSFDEYRTQGRGGTGIKTMNCTDKTGKVVSATVVSDEDELMLMTTAGQSVRIKVATVRETGRATQGVKLMTLNEGESIQDISIVIPDDEDEEAPAETEDAGAGEVSGEMETPAEE; encoded by the coding sequence ATGGAAAATAATAGAATCAAACCGGTGGATGTAGCCAACGAGCTCTCCACTTCTTTCCTGGACTACTCCATGTCCGTCATCATCTCCCGCGCCCTGCCGGACGTGAGAGACGGCCTCAAGCCTTCCCAGCGGCGCATCCTGTACGCCATGAAGGAACTCAATCTGTCCCCCGGGGGCAAGACCCGCAAATGCTCCAAAATCGTGGGCGACACGATGGGTAATTACCACCCCCACGGGGATGCCGCCATTTACGGCACCCTGGTGAACATGGCGCAGGACTGGTCCATGCGGGATATTCTCGTGATCGGCCAGGGCAACTTCGGCACGCCGGACGGAGACCCCCCCGCCGCCGCCCGATACACGGAAGCCAAGCTCTCCGGCATGGGCGTGGCCCTGATGGCGGATCTGGACAAGGACACCGTGGACTTTGTTCCCACATACGACAATGAACACACGGAACCTACCGTGTTCCCCTCCGCTTTCCCGAACCTGCTGGTGAACGGCGGCACGGGGATTGCCGTGGGGATGGCCACCAACATGCCTCCGCACAACCTGGGGGAAGTGGTGGACGGCATCTGCGCCGTGATTGACAATCCCCACATGACGGTGGATGAGCTGCGCCAGTACATCAAGGGGCCGGATTTTCCCACCGGAGGCGACGTGCTGGGCTTTTCAGGCATTGACAGCTACTTCCGCACCGGGCGCGGCTCCGTGCGCATCCGCGGCAAGATAGACATGGAAGTAACGGATTCCGGCAAGGACCTTCTCATCATCCGGGAAGTGCCGTTCGGCGTGAACCGCGCCGCCCTCCAGGAACGCATCGCGGAACTGTACAAGGATAAAATTCTGACGGACATTTCCGGCATCCGGGACCTTTCCGACGAGAAAACCTGCATTGAAATCGAGCTGAAGCGGGATGCCCGCCCGCAGGTGGTCATGAACCAGCTTTACAAGCTCACCTCTATGGAAACTTCCTTTGCGGTGAATATGCTGGCGATTCATGACAACCGCCCCAAGACGCTCGCCATGATGGACGCCATCAACTTCTACATCGAGCACCGCCGCGAGGTGGTCGTGCGCCGCACGCGCTACCTGCTGGGGGACGCGGAGAAGGATGCCGAGCGCCTGGAAGCCTTCCTGCTGGCCCTGCACCACATGGATGATTTCATTTCCATTATCCGGGATTCCAAAAACCGGGATGAAGCCCGTGAACGCCTGCAGAACTACACCTTCTCCACGCAGACGGCGGAAAGCCTGGGCATCCTGATCCGTTCCCAGGCCTCCATCCAGGGGGACCGCTATGTCTTTACGGAACGCCAGGTGAACTCCATCCTGGACCTGCGCCTGTACCAGCTGACCGCTTTGGAAAACGACAAGATTTCCGGGGAATACGCGGAACTGCTGGTCCGCATCAAGGACTACCTGGATATTCTGGCGAACGAATCCCGCGTGCTGGGCATCGTGAAGGACGAACTGAAGGCGATTAAGGACAGGTACGCCACGCCGCGCGTCACGCGCATTATTCCCTTCTCCGGGGATATGGCCATTGAGGATCTCATCCCGAATGACACGATGATCGTCACCATCACGCACAGCGGCTACATCAAGCGCACCAACTCCGCGGAATACCGCGTGCAGGCGCGCGGAGGCAAGGGCGTGAAGGCTGCCACTACCAGGGGGGCCAAAAAGGACGCGGAGGCGGACTTTATCGAACACCTGTTCGCCGCCCAGAACCACGACTACCTGATGTTCTTTACGAACACCGGACGCGTGTACGTGGACCGCGTGTATGAGATTGACGAGGCGGCGCGCAGCGCGCAGGGCCGCAATATCAAGAACCTGCTGGATCTCCAGCCGGAAGAAGCCATCGCTGCCATCCTGCGCCTGGAACGCCGGGTGGATGAAAAAGGCAATGACATTACCTTTGCAGAAGGCAGCGGCAATGTTGTTTTCGCCACGAAGGACGGCACGGTGAAGAAAACCAGCCTGAACGATTTCGCCAATTACCGCAAGGCCGGCATCATCGCCATTAATCTGGAGGAAGGCAACAGTCTGGTGAACGCGGAACTTACCAGCGGGGCCGATGAAATCGTTCTCGTCACGCATGACGGCATGAGCATCCGCTTCCCGGAAGAAGATCTGCGTACGCAGGGCCGCAACACCATCGGCGTCCGCGGCATCCGCCCGCGGGCGGGGGACTATGTAGTGGCCCTGGCCATTGTGGACCCGCAGAAAACCCTGCTGGTGGCTTCTGAAAACGGCCTCGGCAAGCGCACTTCCTTTGACGAATACCGCACGCAGGGCCGCGGCGGCACCGGCATCAAGACCATGAACTGCACGGACAAGACCGGCAAGGTGGTTTCCGCCACGGTCGTGTCCGACGAAGACGAGCTGATGCTGATGACCACGGCCGGACAATCCGTCCGCATTAAGGTGGCGACCGTGCGTGAAACGGGCCGCGCCACCCAGGGCGTGAAGCTCATGACGCTGAATGAGGGCGAATCCATTCAGGACATTTCCATCGTCATTCCCGATGATGAGGATGAAGAAGCCCCGGCGGAAACGGAAGACGCGGGAGCCGGGGAAGTGTCCGGTGAAATGGAAACTCCGGCGGAAGAATAA
- a CDS encoding lactate utilization protein gives MEDPLSLEQCAGRLERRGFRSFVVPGLKEAAEVMRGLVREFSPSSASYGDSMTLKAAGILDDLRSNPDIQFYDGFVPGMDREEKWEIRRRGMTADLFLTGVNAVSMEGTLHWVDMVGNRVAPVAFGPRHVILLAGSNKLVATPAEARERIRRIAPLNARRHEGFRTPCMHTGICADCNSPDRLCNIHMSIVKCFPKGRISVILTEEPGGL, from the coding sequence ATGGAAGACCCCCTTTCATTGGAGCAATGTGCCGGACGTCTGGAACGGCGCGGATTCCGGAGCTTTGTAGTGCCGGGCCTGAAGGAGGCTGCGGAGGTGATGCGCGGCCTGGTGCGGGAGTTCAGTCCGTCGTCCGCTTCCTATGGGGATTCCATGACCTTGAAGGCTGCGGGCATTCTTGATGACCTGCGCTCCAATCCGGACATTCAGTTTTATGACGGCTTTGTCCCGGGCATGGATCGGGAGGAAAAATGGGAGATCCGCCGCCGGGGCATGACGGCGGACCTGTTTTTAACCGGCGTTAATGCCGTCAGCATGGAAGGGACCCTGCACTGGGTGGACATGGTGGGCAACCGTGTGGCTCCGGTGGCATTCGGACCCCGGCATGTCATTCTGCTGGCCGGTTCCAACAAGCTGGTGGCCACGCCGGCAGAGGCCCGGGAACGCATCCGCCGCATTGCGCCCCTGAACGCCAGGCGGCATGAAGGGTTCAGGACCCCCTGCATGCACACCGGAATCTGCGCGGATTGCAATTCCCCGGACCGCCTGTGCAACATCCACATGTCTATCGTTAAATGCTTTCCCAAAGGAAGAATTTCCGTCATTCTGACGGAAGAACCCGGAGGACTTTGA
- a CDS encoding peptidase U32 family protein, with the protein MPFQNRIEIMAPAGSFESLAAALQGGADSVYFGVGKLNMRSRATVNFSEEDLPEIVARCHEAGAKAYLTLNIIVYDEELEAVHALCSAARKAGVDAVIASDLAVISYARSIGLEVHMSVQANVCNMASVRFYAQYADVVVLARELTLAQIRHIIESIRKEGVKGPSGELLRVEIFAHGALCVAVSGKCHMSLAAYNSSANRGACFQNCRRAYRVTDEETGNELVIDNKYVMSPKDLCTIPVLDQLLDAGVSVLKLEGRGRSSDYVRTVTSVYREAARACQDGTFSADRAEAWMKRLESVFNRGFWQGGYYLGVKWGEWSGSANSRAALLKIHIARVENFYKKNGVAALFLEAGGLSVGQTILIAGPTTGAVRMEVAAMRKETAEGMESVEAAQKGETVYLAVPEQVRRRDKVYLLRPRMLEDA; encoded by the coding sequence ATGCCTTTTCAAAACCGGATAGAAATCATGGCCCCGGCGGGGTCGTTTGAATCCCTGGCGGCCGCCTTGCAGGGCGGAGCGGACTCCGTGTACTTCGGCGTAGGCAAACTGAACATGCGTTCCCGCGCCACGGTCAATTTTTCGGAAGAAGATTTGCCGGAAATCGTCGCGCGCTGCCATGAGGCGGGCGCCAAAGCTTATCTGACGCTGAATATCATCGTGTACGATGAAGAGCTGGAAGCGGTGCATGCCCTGTGCTCCGCTGCCCGGAAGGCTGGTGTGGATGCCGTCATCGCTTCCGACCTGGCGGTGATTTCTTATGCGCGTTCCATTGGGCTGGAAGTCCATATGTCCGTGCAGGCCAATGTCTGCAACATGGCCTCCGTCAGATTTTACGCGCAGTACGCGGATGTGGTGGTGCTGGCCCGGGAACTTACCCTGGCGCAAATCAGGCACATTATTGAATCCATCCGGAAGGAGGGCGTGAAAGGCCCCTCCGGGGAGCTGCTGCGGGTGGAAATTTTCGCCCACGGGGCGTTATGCGTGGCCGTGTCCGGCAAATGCCACATGAGCCTGGCGGCCTACAACTCCTCCGCCAACCGGGGGGCCTGTTTCCAGAACTGCCGCCGCGCCTACCGCGTGACGGACGAGGAAACGGGCAATGAGCTGGTGATAGACAATAAATACGTGATGTCTCCCAAGGACCTGTGCACCATTCCGGTGCTGGACCAGCTTCTAGACGCGGGTGTCTCCGTACTGAAGCTGGAAGGGCGCGGACGTTCCTCGGATTACGTCAGGACGGTCACCTCCGTGTACCGGGAAGCCGCGCGGGCGTGCCAGGACGGAACCTTTTCCGCGGACAGGGCGGAAGCGTGGATGAAACGGCTGGAATCCGTTTTCAACCGGGGATTCTGGCAGGGCGGGTATTACCTGGGCGTGAAGTGGGGGGAATGGAGCGGTTCAGCCAACAGCCGCGCAGCCCTGTTGAAGATCCACATTGCCAGAGTAGAAAACTTCTATAAGAAGAACGGGGTGGCAGCCCTGTTCCTGGAAGCCGGCGGCTTGTCCGTGGGACAAACCATCCTTATAGCAGGTCCCACTACGGGAGCCGTCCGCATGGAAGTGGCCGCCATGCGGAAGGAGACGGCAGAGGGAATGGAATCCGTAGAAGCCGCTCAAAAGGGAGAAACCGTCTATCTGGCGGTTCCCGAACAGGTGCGCCGCCGGGACAAGGTGTATCTGCTGCGCCCCCGGATGCTGGAGGATGCCTGA
- a CDS encoding SUMF1/EgtB/PvdO family nonheme iron enzyme → MPAYISFLRLFSCSCALLGAGMLHASGLQPWLRELAVIPPAFSVKEKDAWMRQVWTRTAEYAASLSEPAAADDCGDAMVLLVPVFQAWPDGKAAGSALAEILSVPAESIGAVSSWDDLVKHQEAIQERVRFLRLKKLAAYYDSAAIRRAVKRNRDKYGERYAGAEGFLARLDEWEKELGPLDRWVEQAGPGQAARLREMVDLRRKALIEALPEQNGLKAWVSVRRFNPSGKSSFNHDRSANWQGISSMPGTGRKYRSGIVKFNGVSSSSPVEQLLADDRWVGHLDIDFSGEKLMFTGNGFGKKENRPWDVFELDLKTGKKESLTAHMPADTDSYNSCYLPDGRIIFVNTSGMQGVPCVAGVDYVGNLHLYDREKKTTRRLTFDQDNNWFPTMLPDGRVMFLRWEYTESAHYFSRVLMHMNPDGSDQKEYYGSNSYWPNSLFNARPLPGRPGMFAGIVSGHHGVKRLGELVLFDVNRGRAATEGAVQKIPGHGKPVENVTKDQLVQGLKTPYFAEPYPLNDECFLVVSSPSGDQGVTNVVWCDIYDNIVPLTASSYFVYADPAPLGPRQKPPVLHDRVKTESKTATVYISDVYRGRAMAGVPRGEARALRVFMSEYSPRNTGSHYAMGMESNWDLKVLYGTVPVNPDGSAIFTAPACQPLTLQVLDGEGRALALMRSWFTAMPGETLSCIGCHERQNCAPPVRAVMASRQKPASIVPWYGPARTFSFMNEVQPVLDRHCIRCHTAEGKAREGVPDFMTLEAVKGAPAPGSVSYWNLHPYVRRNGPEGNYLGLAPTEFFADTSELYQLLKKGHHGVDMPQEDWNRLVTWMDMNAPYLGEWPGERNEGLLKRRYDLHGRFSGAERNYVTMKDSLFRRSGGGSIPDAGKSITRAGEKSVPVPEPRNETLTVDLGDGVNMTFRRIPAGKFRMGNERETPAERPVSTVGIERPFWMGEAEVTLEQYRRFDPEYANGWYDMHYKDQVKPGYDMDADPRFPVIRVPWARAMEFCRWLSGKTGKKVTLPTEAQWEYAARGGADTDFFFGERDADFSAYANLGDVTLKELAVSGVDPKPIKNPNRFWDFVPRDETYNDGKLHLAPVKSYKPNAYGLYDMIGNAAEWTRSEYRPYPWKEGDGRNESLDSRVPRAVRGGSWYDRPRRATSSWRWGYPGWRPVYNVGFRVIIED, encoded by the coding sequence ATGCCTGCCTATATTTCCTTTCTACGCCTTTTTTCATGTTCCTGCGCCTTGCTGGGAGCAGGAATGCTCCATGCTTCCGGTTTGCAGCCCTGGCTGCGGGAGCTGGCCGTAATTCCGCCTGCGTTTTCCGTGAAAGAGAAGGATGCATGGATGCGGCAGGTGTGGACAAGGACGGCGGAGTATGCGGCTTCCCTTTCCGAGCCGGCTGCCGCCGACGATTGCGGGGATGCGATGGTTCTGCTGGTTCCCGTATTTCAGGCATGGCCGGACGGGAAGGCTGCCGGCTCCGCGCTGGCGGAAATTCTTTCCGTTCCGGCAGAGAGTATTGGAGCCGTTTCTTCCTGGGATGACCTGGTTAAGCATCAGGAAGCCATTCAGGAACGAGTCCGTTTCCTCAGGCTGAAGAAACTGGCGGCCTATTACGACTCTGCGGCCATCCGCCGCGCGGTGAAGCGAAACCGGGACAAGTACGGGGAACGGTACGCCGGAGCGGAAGGTTTCCTGGCGCGGCTGGATGAGTGGGAGAAGGAGCTGGGGCCTCTGGACCGGTGGGTGGAGCAGGCCGGGCCGGGACAGGCGGCCCGGCTGCGGGAGATGGTGGATCTGCGGAGAAAAGCCCTGATTGAAGCCCTGCCGGAACAGAACGGCCTGAAGGCATGGGTGAGCGTGCGGCGTTTCAATCCGTCCGGGAAAAGTTCTTTCAATCATGACCGTTCGGCGAACTGGCAGGGTATTTCCAGCATGCCGGGGACCGGACGCAAATACCGCAGCGGCATTGTGAAATTTAACGGGGTTTCCTCTTCTTCCCCTGTGGAGCAGCTGCTGGCGGACGACCGCTGGGTCGGGCATCTGGATATTGATTTTTCCGGGGAGAAGCTCATGTTCACCGGGAATGGATTCGGTAAGAAGGAAAACAGGCCCTGGGACGTGTTTGAGCTGGACTTGAAAACCGGGAAAAAGGAATCCCTTACCGCGCATATGCCGGCGGATACGGACAGCTATAATTCCTGCTACCTTCCGGACGGCCGGATTATTTTCGTCAATACTTCCGGCATGCAGGGGGTGCCCTGCGTGGCCGGGGTGGATTACGTGGGCAACCTCCACCTTTACGACCGGGAAAAGAAAACGACCCGCCGGCTTACCTTTGACCAGGACAATAACTGGTTCCCTACCATGCTGCCGGACGGCAGGGTGATGTTCCTGCGCTGGGAGTACACGGAAAGCGCCCACTATTTCAGCCGCGTGCTGATGCACATGAATCCGGACGGCAGCGACCAGAAGGAATACTATGGTTCCAACTCCTATTGGCCCAACAGCTTGTTCAACGCGCGGCCCCTCCCCGGCAGGCCGGGCATGTTTGCGGGCATTGTCAGCGGGCACCATGGAGTCAAGAGGCTGGGGGAACTGGTGCTTTTTGACGTGAACAGGGGACGCGCCGCCACGGAGGGTGCCGTTCAGAAGATTCCGGGGCATGGAAAGCCCGTGGAAAACGTGACCAAAGATCAGCTGGTGCAGGGATTGAAGACTCCTTATTTCGCAGAACCTTATCCGTTGAATGACGAGTGTTTCCTGGTCGTTTCCTCCCCTTCCGGCGACCAGGGCGTGACCAATGTGGTCTGGTGCGACATATACGATAACATCGTTCCTCTCACGGCCTCCTCCTACTTCGTCTATGCAGACCCCGCGCCCCTGGGGCCGCGCCAAAAACCGCCCGTGCTGCATGACCGGGTGAAGACGGAAAGCAAGACGGCTACGGTTTATATTTCCGACGTGTACCGGGGCCGCGCCATGGCCGGAGTGCCCAGAGGGGAAGCCAGGGCCCTGCGCGTGTTCATGTCCGAGTACAGCCCCCGCAATACGGGAAGCCACTATGCCATGGGCATGGAGAGCAATTGGGACTTGAAAGTGCTGTACGGCACCGTGCCCGTGAATCCTGACGGTTCCGCCATCTTCACGGCTCCCGCCTGCCAGCCTTTGACGCTTCAGGTGCTGGACGGGGAGGGGCGCGCCCTGGCGCTGATGCGGAGCTGGTTTACCGCCATGCCGGGGGAAACGCTCAGCTGCATCGGCTGCCATGAACGGCAGAACTGCGCTCCACCCGTCAGGGCGGTCATGGCCTCCCGCCAGAAACCCGCCTCTATCGTCCCGTGGTACGGCCCCGCGCGTACCTTCTCCTTCATGAATGAAGTGCAGCCCGTGCTGGACCGCCATTGCATACGCTGCCACACAGCGGAAGGCAAGGCCCGTGAAGGAGTGCCGGATTTCATGACATTGGAGGCCGTCAAGGGGGCGCCCGCCCCCGGCTCCGTCTCTTATTGGAACCTTCACCCCTATGTGCGCCGCAACGGCCCGGAGGGGAACTATCTGGGGCTGGCCCCCACGGAGTTTTTCGCGGATACGTCGGAGCTTTACCAGCTCCTTAAAAAAGGCCACCATGGCGTGGACATGCCGCAGGAGGACTGGAACCGCCTGGTCACGTGGATGGATATGAATGCCCCTTATCTGGGCGAATGGCCGGGAGAGCGCAATGAAGGGCTGCTGAAACGCCGTTATGACCTGCACGGCAGATTTTCAGGAGCGGAACGTAATTACGTGACGATGAAGGATTCCCTGTTCCGGAGAAGCGGCGGCGGTTCCATCCCTGACGCCGGGAAATCCATTACCCGCGCCGGAGAAAAGAGCGTTCCCGTTCCAGAACCGAGAAATGAAACGCTGACTGTGGATTTGGGGGACGGCGTGAACATGACGTTCCGCCGCATTCCCGCAGGGAAGTTCAGGATGGGGAATGAACGGGAAACACCGGCGGAACGTCCTGTTTCCACGGTGGGGATTGAAAGGCCGTTCTGGATGGGAGAGGCGGAAGTGACGCTGGAACAATACCGCCGCTTCGACCCGGAGTATGCTAACGGATGGTATGACATGCATTACAAGGATCAGGTGAAGCCCGGCTACGACATGGATGCCGATCCGCGTTTTCCCGTCATCCGGGTGCCTTGGGCCCGGGCCATGGAATTTTGCCGCTGGCTTTCCGGGAAAACCGGGAAAAAAGTGACCCTGCCTACGGAAGCGCAGTGGGAATACGCGGCCAGGGGGGGCGCGGATACGGATTTCTTCTTCGGGGAACGGGATGCGGATTTTTCCGCGTATGCCAACCTGGGGGACGTGACGCTGAAGGAGCTGGCCGTTTCCGGCGTGGATCCCAAGCCGATTAAAAATCCCAACCGTTTCTGGGACTTCGTGCCGAGGGATGAAACATACAATGACGGAAAGCTTCACCTGGCCCCCGTCAAGAGTTACAAGCCGAATGCCTACGGATTGTACGACATGATCGGCAATGCCGCGGAATGGACCCGTTCCGAATACAGGCCCTATCCCTGGAAGGAAGGGGACGGACGCAATGAAAGCCTGGATTCCCGTGTTCCCCGTGCGGTGCGCGGCGGTTCCTGGTATGACCGTCCCAGACGGGCCACATCCTCCTGGCGCTGGGGATATCCCGGCTGGCGTCCGGTGTACAACGTGGGGTTCCGGGTGATCATAGAAGACTGA